In the genome of Acidimicrobiia bacterium, one region contains:
- a CDS encoding branched-chain amino acid transaminase produces MLQPTSFVWFNGRLVPWDEANVHVLTHGLHYGTGAFEGIRVYATDDGPAAFRLSDHIKRLIGSAKAFGIPIEWTQAELVEAALEVVRVNELSACYLRPIVFYGMGSLGLNPAGASIDAAIAAFVWGAYLGEEGLERGIRAKVSSWRRIGHEALIPNAKGTGQYVNSVMAKQEALAGGYDEALMLNYEGYVVEGSGENLFLVRDGMVATPSTTSGALDGITRASVMTLLQDDGYQVVEMPITRADLYYADEAFFTGTAAEVTPIREIDDRPVRDGTPGPVTRHTQDLFMQVVHGRLDRYRSWLDFV; encoded by the coding sequence ATGCTGCAGCCCACCTCCTTCGTGTGGTTCAACGGCCGCCTCGTACCCTGGGACGAGGCCAACGTCCATGTCCTGACCCACGGTCTGCACTACGGCACCGGAGCCTTCGAGGGGATCCGCGTCTACGCCACCGATGACGGCCCCGCCGCCTTCCGGCTCTCCGACCACATCAAGCGGTTGATCGGCTCGGCCAAGGCCTTCGGCATTCCGATCGAATGGACGCAGGCCGAGCTGGTGGAGGCCGCCCTCGAGGTGGTCCGGGTCAACGAGCTCTCCGCCTGTTATCTGCGTCCCATAGTGTTCTACGGGATGGGGTCGCTGGGCCTCAACCCGGCCGGGGCGTCGATCGACGCCGCCATCGCCGCCTTCGTGTGGGGCGCCTATCTGGGCGAGGAGGGTCTGGAGCGCGGCATCCGCGCCAAGGTCTCCTCCTGGCGCCGGATCGGCCACGAGGCTCTGATCCCCAATGCCAAGGGAACCGGTCAGTACGTAAACAGCGTCATGGCCAAGCAGGAGGCACTCGCCGGAGGCTACGACGAGGCGCTGATGCTCAACTACGAGGGCTACGTGGTCGAGGGGAGCGGCGAGAACCTCTTCCTGGTGCGCGACGGGATGGTGGCCACTCCGTCCACCACCTCCGGCGCCCTCGACGGGATCACCCGGGCCAGCGTCATGACCCTGCTCCAAGACGACGGGTACCAGGTGGTCGAGATGCCGATCACCCGTGCCGACCTCTACTACGCCGATGAGGCGTTCTTCACCGGAACCGCCGCCGAGGTGACGCCGATCCGCGAGATCGACGATCGTCCGGTGCGGGACGGGACTCCGGGGCCGGTCACCCGTCACACCCAGGACCTGTTCATGCAGGTCGTTCACGGCCGCCTGGATCGCTATCGCAGTTGGTTGGACTTCGTCTAG
- a CDS encoding fumarylacetoacetate hydrolase family protein yields the protein MKIVRMALAGDEIAYGAVEPEGVRLHRGSPLVAWEPTETVVAFDDVRLLAPVLPTKVVCVGRNYVDHAAERGAPVPEEPVIFIKPSTAVIGPGAAIVLPPDSSEVHHEAELAVVVGRVSRNVAADDASVYILGYTAGNDVSARDLQARDGQWARAKGFDTFCPLGPAIETEIDPADLGITCSVDGVLRQEGNTADMVFPVGELFAFVTRVMTLLPGDVILTGTPAGVGPIGAGDRVDVEIERIGILSNPVVAGR from the coding sequence GTGAAGATCGTTCGGATGGCCCTGGCGGGTGACGAGATCGCCTATGGGGCGGTCGAGCCCGAAGGTGTTCGCCTCCACAGGGGCTCGCCTCTGGTCGCCTGGGAGCCCACCGAGACCGTGGTGGCATTCGACGACGTCCGGCTGCTGGCCCCGGTGCTGCCGACGAAGGTGGTCTGCGTGGGGCGCAACTACGTCGACCATGCCGCCGAGCGTGGAGCACCGGTTCCCGAGGAGCCGGTCATCTTCATCAAGCCGTCCACGGCGGTGATCGGGCCCGGAGCGGCCATCGTGCTCCCACCCGACTCGTCGGAGGTCCACCACGAGGCCGAGCTGGCGGTCGTCGTGGGCAGGGTGAGCCGCAACGTGGCCGCCGACGACGCATCGGTTTACATCCTCGGATACACGGCGGGCAACGATGTGAGCGCTCGCGACTTGCAGGCGCGCGACGGCCAATGGGCGCGGGCAAAGGGATTCGACACATTCTGTCCGCTGGGACCGGCGATCGAGACCGAGATCGATCCCGCCGACCTGGGCATCACCTGCTCGGTCGACGGGGTGCTGCGTCAGGAGGGCAACACCGCCGACATGGTGTTCCCGGTGGGCGAGTTGTTCGCCTTCGTCACCAGGGTGATGACGCTGCTCCCCGGGGACGTGATCCTCACCGGGACACCGGCCGGGGTCGGTCCGATCGGAGCCGGCGACCGGGTCGACGTCGAGATCGAGCGCATCGGAATCCTCTCCAATCCGGTGGTGGCGGGCCGATGA